TTCACGCCCCCGGCCGCGTCGGAGCACAGGTAGACGATGGCCGCGGCGATCTCCTCCGGCGTCGTCCAACTGGCAGTCTCCGGCGTGCGCTGGCGGTCGCGCCGGTGCTGCACATCTATCGTCCGCACCACCAGCAGGTTGGCCGTGACCCCGGCCCCGGTCAGCTCCTGGGCCAGCGTGAGCAGGAGGGCCTCCTGTGCCGCCTTGCCGACGGCGTAGGCGGCGCCTTTGGCCATGGGGCGCCTCGCTGATGGCGAAGAAACGGCGACGATGCGGCCCCAGCCGTTTGCCGCCAGGTGTGGCGCAAAGGCCTGGGCGACGTTGAAGGTCGTCCACAGGTGCTGCTGCAGCATCGAGGTCATCTCCTCGGCCGGTAGTTGCACCGCCGTCTTGCCGCCCGTCCAGCCGCCCACCAGGTGCAAGAGGATGTCCACGCGGCCGAACGTCGCCAGCGTCGCCGCGGCCGCCGCCTGGGCGCCGGCGGGGCTGGCCAGGTCGGCTGCGCTCGCCAGCCAGCGTTCCTGCGGCAGGTTCAGTTCTGCGCCCAATGCCTGCAGGCGACTTGCGTCCGAGCCGACCAACGCCAGACGGGCGCCCTCCTCGGCCAGGCGCCGGGCGACCACCCGGCCCAGCCCACCGGTGGCGCCGGTGATCACGGCCACACGATTCTCCAGACTCATGGCTCTAGTCTCCCTTCTTACGCTGCTTGCAGCGTGGCGATTTGATCCTCGCTCATCGCCGCCAGGGCGGGGCGGTCGCTCTGTTCCGGCAGGCGTTCTTTGCCGGCGAAGTCAAGCAGATGCCCCGACTTGACAGCCTTCGTTTCCAGGTAGAAACGATTGTGTGAGTTCGGCGGGATGATGTGGGGGATGCGGCCGGTCACGGTAATCCCATAGCGAGTCAGATCGGCGATCTTGCGCGGGTTGTTGGTCAGCAGGCGCACCGATTTAACCTTGAGGGAGTCCAGCATATGAGCTGCGACCGCGTAGTCCCGCTCGTCGTCGCGAAAACCCAGCGCCAGGTTGGCCTCGACCGTGTCGTAGCCGTGATCCTGCAGGCCGTAGGCGCGGATCTTGTTGGTCAGGCCGATCCCCCGCCCTTCCTGGCGCAGGTAGAGCAGGATGCCCCTGTCCATCTGCCCAAGCTGCTGGAGTGCGCTTTCCAATTGGTCGCGGCAGTCGCAGCGCAGCGAGCCGATGGCATCCCCGGTCAGGCACTCCGAGTGGACTCGCACGGGTACATCGTCGGCGCCGCACACATCGCCGTGCACAAAGGCGGCGTGGTCTTTGTCGTCACGGTTGTTGTAGAAACCGACGACCTGGAAATCGCCGAAGCGCGTCGGCAGGTCGGCGATGGCGGCAATGCGGACGCAGACGTGATCGCGGCCGTAGCCGTCACAGGCATGGCGCAGGTTCTCGTCCAAGAGTTCTTTGATTTGCATTTGAGCCAAAGACATCGTTCCTCCAAAGTTTGTAGATGCGATCCGAGGCGTGTCACGCCCGCGGAATACGATAGGCGATCAGGATGCCTCCGTCGTCCAGCGTCTCGACGGAGAGCAAATTGAGCTGGATGGCGGCGGCGCGCGGCAGGCCAGGCCCATCGGCCAGGGTGGGCGCGGTCGCGCCGCCGAAGATCAGCGGGGCGAGGTACAGGCGAATCTCGTCCACCAGGCCGAGCCGCAGCAGTTCGGCGTTCAACGTGCCGCCGCCTTCTACCAGCAGCCGCTGCACGCCGATCTCCTGCAAACGGCGCAGCGCAGCCGGCAGATCGACGTGCGTCTCGCCCAGCACGCAGACATCGGCGCCCGCCTGCCTCAGCCGTGCGATCTGCGCTGGATCGGTCTGCTGCGTGGTAAAGAGCAGGACAGACGCCAGGCCGGCGGTGAGAAAGCGACTGTCGAGGCGCAACGTCGCCTTTGAAATGACGCCGACCTTGATTGGGTTCTCGCTCAGCCCACGGGCGCGACGGGCGGCGCGCAGTTCGGCAGACTTGACCGTGAGCCGCGGATCGTCGCCCAGCAGCGTGCGCCCGCCGACCATGATGGCGTCGCTCTCAGCCCGCAGGCGATCCACGCGCGCCAGGTCTGGAGGCGATGAGATGGTTGCCCCGCCGCGGGCCGCTGTATCAGTCTTGCCGTCGGCGGTCACGGCAACATTGAGTATTACGAAGGGGCGGTCAGGTGTCATCCTGGCGTTTCTCTCTCTGCATCGGCGTCACGCGCAGCGGCCATCCATGGCGCTGGCAAGTCGTGTTCGATTCCTTGACGCACAGGAGCCACAGCCTATTACCCCAGCAGACGCCGCCAGGTTGGTGTCGGATCGAGCAAGCGGTTCCAAACGCGACGATTCGACAGCGCCACGAAGCTCTCTCGGCCATGAAATCTGGCCGGGGGCCTTCTGTGTCAGGTGATGATCAGTGGGCTGCCGGTCGCCTGCCAGGCGCGCAGCACTTCGGCCACGCTCCAGGCCTGGGCGATGCAGCCGCGCGGGGTGAAGGGCGGGTCGCCGTCGAAGATCTCGCTCACGCTGCCCAGGCCGTGGTCGGCCAGATGGTGGGCGAAAGGCGCGAGGAAGGCGCGCGCCGCGGCGGGATCGCGGTGGACGCGCAGGTGGGCCATCACGAACGGGCCGATCAGCCAGCCCCAGACGGTCCCCTGATGATAGGCGCCGTCGCGCTGTCGCACATCCCCGCCGTAGTGACCGACGAAGGCCGGGTCATTCGGCGCCAGGCTGCGCAGGCCGTGCGACGTCAGTAGCTGGCGGCCGCAGACCGCCACGACCGCGGCCTGGTGCTCGGGGGGCAGGGGGCTGTGCGGCAAGGAGACGGCCAGGAGTTGGTTGGGGCGCAGGGCCGGGTCGTCCCCCGCCGGCCCGTCGAGCAGGTCGTGGCAGTAGCCGGTCGCCGGGTTCCAGAAGCGGGCAAACCCGCTGCCGGCGCGCTGGGCCAGGGCGTCGTAGGTCGCGGAGGGCCGAGCCAGACGCCGCGCAAAGTCCGCCATGCTGCGCAGGGCGTTGTACCACAGGGCATTGATCTCGACCGGCTTGCCGGTGCGCGGGGTCACGACCCAGTCACCCACTTTGGCGTCCATCCAGGTGAGCTGTACGCCTGGCTCGCCGGCGTAGAGCAGGCCATCGGCCGCATCCACGTGGATATTGTAACGCGTGCCGCGCTGATGCCAGACGATGATCTCCTGTAAGACCGGGAACAGATCGCGCAGCAGGCCATCGTCGCCGGTGGCGGCGTGATAGGCGCGGATGGCCTCGAAGTACCAGAGCGTGGCGTCAACGGTGTTGTATTCGGGCGTCTCGCCGGCGTCGGGGAAGCGGTTGGGCAACATGCCGCGGTCCACGTAACGGGCAAAGGTGCGCAGGATGGAGGCGGCGATCTCAGGGCGGCCGGTGGCCAGGGTCAGGCCGGGGAGGCTGATCATGGTGTCGCGGCCCCAGTCGCCGAACCAATGATAGCCGGCGATCACGGAATGGCCGGGGCCACCATCGGCGGCCGGACGGCGGACGATGAACTGGTCGGCGGCCAGGACGAGTTGTTCGATCCAGGGCGGCGGGGCGGGAAGTTCGGCGCGCTGCAACAAACCCTGCTCGTGGTCCCGCCGCACCTGGTACGCCTTTTGGCCGTCCAGGTTCGGGTCGGGTTCGACGCTCGCCACCAGCGTCAGCGAGGCGCCCGGCTCCAGCTGCGCCGTGAACGCCCCGGCGTAGAGGGCGTCGTCCAGCGTGTCCTGGCCGCGCGACGCTTCCTGGGCCAGAAAATAGTCGCGATACCACTGATGCTCGGCCCGCGCCGCCGCCCCGGCGCTCAGCAAATACAACGGCGTCGCGCCCGGGAACGCGGTCACGCGCAGGCCGTGCGGCGCAGGCTGGATGTCCATCTGCCAGTCGCCGGCGCGGGTCAGCGCATGATGGTCGCGGTAGTTGACCAGGGCCTTGATGGACAGGGTCAGGGGCGCGCTGGCCCGGTGCAGGTCGTAGCGGATGTAGGTCGTGTTGGCGCTGGGCTGCATCCAGACGCGCTTTTCCAGGAGGGCATCGGCGCAGGCAAACGACCAAACCGGCGTCGTCCCCTCTAGCCGAAACCGTTCGAGGTGCTGGTAGCCCGCCGGCTCCACCGCGCCGCCGGCCCAACGATTCGCGAACAGCGGATAGGCGCGGCCAAGATAGGTCGCCGTCTCATCGAGTTTGCTCAGCAGCACCGTTCGGCCCAACGGCGGTTGCAAGGCCGCCACCAGCAGGCCGTGATAGCGCCGCGCCGGCAGCCCGGCCACGGTGCCCGAGGCATAGCCGCCGATGCCGTTGGTTGCCAGCCACTCGCGGCGCTCGGCGGCGTTCAGGTCTCCGCAGGTCTCGCGGCCAAAATCAACGACCATCTGCTACAGTTGCACGACGGAGTCGTCGGCGCCGAACGGGTTGGGCGCGTAGGCGTCCGCGGCCCAGTCATTTTCCCAGAGGTCTCCGTCCAGCAGGAAGCGGTAGCGGTAGGTCTGGCCCGGCGCGAGGGCCAATGTGGTTGTGAAGCTGCCATTCGCCCGGCGCTTCATCGGCTGAGCGGACGGCGCCCAATCGTTGAAGTCCCCACACAGACACGCGGTCTGCGCGTTGACCTCGGCCGGAAGCTCGAACGTGACCTTGCAGGCCTTGCCGTTCTTGGTATAGCTTTTCTTTGGCATGAGATGACTCCTTTCCCGATGGAACAAGTGAACGAGTAGCGGTGAAACGGGGCCCGGCTGGCCTGGGCCTACGATTTCAGACCAACACAGGCCCGGTTCTCTTACCCGCGCCGCCGGTCTCGCTCACAGGATGACCCGCCCCAGCGTCAGCGCGGCCACCCCGATGAACAGCACGGCCAGCCCGACCTCCAGGGTGCGTTGCGGGATGCGACTGGCCAGGCGCGAGCCGATCTGCCCACCGATGATCACGCCGGGCACGGTGAAGATGCAGATGCTGAGCACGGTCAACAGCGCGTCGCCGCCGCTGGCTGCGAAGCGGACGAAGTGGCCGGCGGAGGCGATCAGCGCCGTGAGCGCCACGACGAAGACGCTGGTCGCCACCGACACCTTGCTGGGCACGCGACAGCGTTGCAGCAGGAAGTAGCCGTTCATCTCACCCAGGCCGGTGGAGACCATGCCCATGAAGAGCGCGCCGACGCCCGCCAGCATGCGCCCTTCGGCGCGGTTACAGACGGTGTAGCGGATCTCCTCGCCGTCCGCCGCGATCAGGCAGGTCTCGGCCTGCGGTCCGCCGTAGTTCCTTTCGATAGCAGCGTCCAAGGTGGCAACATCCTCGTGCTTGGGCTGGCGCAGGAAACTCAGGGCCACGACGAACAGCCCCACGCCCAGGATGGTCTGCAGGTAGACGGCCGGGATGACGCCCGAAGCCACCGTACCCAGAAGCGCCAGCGGGATCGTCGCCACCAGCAGGGCGCCGCCCAGGCGATAATCAATCAGCCGCTTGCGCACGTAGGCGAACAGCCCGCTGGCAAAGCCGAAGACTTCGGTGATGAGCGCCGTGCCGATGGCGACCTCTGGCGGCAGGCGCAGCGCCAGGATGAAGATCGGCGAGAAGAAGGTCGCGCCTTCGACGCCGGAGGCCATCGCCGCCGTGGCGATCAGGATCGAAAGGGGGAACATGAACCAGTATTGCAGTTCAAGCATGATAGTCCTCCGCCAGCGCCCGTAAGAGCGCGCCGACCTCCTCGCCGCAGTTCGGGCAAGTGTGGGCGCGGCTCGAACATGGTCGGGTGAAGTAATTGCCCAGGAACCTGCCGGATCAAGGACGAGAGATGCTGGCCGCGGATGATGTCGACGAGCCGCATTGTTGCCTTCAGCGGCTTGGACGCCGCGATGGTGGGGCTTCTTACCCGTCTGGCGTGGCGGCCTCGCTTCCAGGCCCTGGCGCTGGCTATCTGGCGCCGTCTATGGGCGGCGGCGACTGACAAGACCGCGCACATGCGAGGCGCTAGAATATCCGCGGGCGCAATCGTCTGGAGCAGCTCCTCCCGCACGGCCCGATCATCCGGCGGGCGAGCGTTGACGCTTCGCCCCGGCGCCCAACGCATCGCCGAAGGGTTTGCGAACGCCGGCGGCGAGAAGACGGCCGCGAATGCGTTCGAGGAGTTGATGGGAGTATCAGCTCCGCACCCCGCGCTCGCCTGCACGCCCGCCGAGCAGGCTGGCATAGAGTACGTCTCCGCGACAGGTGAAGCGCAGCGGGACGCCGTTTGCGGTCTGGCCTTCGGCGCGTTGCCACCCAGGCGGCGGCATCCCAGCCGGCATGAGCCTGCCGGAACTGCAGGATGAATGCCTGGCGGGGAAAATCAGCGCCAAAGGTTTGCCGGTGATAGTGCTGCACCGGGCTGCCGGGGATGCGCAGGCTGTTGGCGTACCATTAGTTGGCTATGACTCGAAGCCGGCCAACATGCTTGCCGGCGGCATTGGGTCTCACCCGAATGGCGCGCATGACAGCCAGGCCGCTGAGTGCATCGTACACTGATGATGAGCAGCAAAGACAACCTGCGGCTCGGTATACAGGCGCGACGACGGCGAGGCAATAGCTTCAGAATTAGTTCTGTGTGAAATAGTTCCGCGTGAGATAGTATCTCACGTAGAACTAAATTTATCGGATCGCCCCAGGGGAGACAGTTTGGTAAGCCCACGGTGATTGGTGATCCCGGCAGCCCTTCGACAGCGACTTGCGATCGGCGATCGGGGCAGGCGCACGTGCGCGAACGGGTGCAGGTGGGCGGCGGTCACACGTTGTGACCACGCCTCGTCCGCGGTTTCGTTGGTCGCCGTGCCTGCAGTCAAACTAACAGCCCGTCGTAAAAGTCACCTGGACACGGATTGGAGCAATGATTTTATGTTGGAAATCCGTGTGAAATCGGCCTCGATCCGTGTCCGAACTATCCTGCAAGCGACTTCTTCGACAATCTGCTCGCCCCGGTTGTCGTCCCCCCAAAAGCGCATCCCCCCTCCCACCACCACCCCGCCTCTTGACAACCCCCACCCAGCCATGCTATCATGGGAAAATTGTTAACAATTAACAGTTGACAATTTTTCTCTGCCGGAATCATACCCTCCGAGATGCTGCATGGATGACCCCTTCTCCTGGCCCACACCCGGCGCTGGTTGGGAACGTCTCCCGCTTTCCTTTCGCTATGACGAGCAGCCGTCGGCCGTCCTGCTGGAGGGCCGGGTGGGGCGCGGGGCGGCGGCGCAGGGCAGGGAGGGCGAGGAGGGCATCATCGTGCAAACGGCCCCGCTGGGGGGCCAGGCCGCGACCCTGACCTGCCGCTGCGAGACCCGCATCTTCACCGACTTCCCGGCGGTGGAGTGGGTCGCCTTTTTCCAGAACACAGGCGCGGCGGACGCCGGCATCCTCGCCGACATCCTGCCCCTCGATGTCTTCTTCCCCCTGGATGCCTCGACCCCGTGCCGTGTGCACCATGCCCGCGGCGCCCTGACGCAGCCGGACGACTTCGAGCCGCTCGTCACGCCGCTCACCTTCCGGCAGGGCGGCGGCAGGCTGGCATTGGCCGCCGCCACCGGCAAGTGCTCGACGCTGCATCTGCCCTTCTTCGATCTGGAGATGGGCGACGGTGGGGTGATCGCGGCCATCGGCTGGTCGGGCGGCTGGTCGGCCGTTTTCCAGCGCCAGCGCCAGGGCCTGCGCGTGCAGGCCGGGATGGAGCGCACGCACCTGGTCCTGCATCCGGGCGAGGAAATCCGCACGCCCCGCATCCTCTTGCTGGCGTGGGAAGGCGACCGCGTGCGCGGCCACAACCTCTGGCGGCGCTTGCTGCTGCAACACTACACGCCCCGGCCGCACGGACGGCTGCTGCAGCCGCCCTTCTGCGATGCCGCCTGGGGCGGGCGCACGGCCGCCAGCCATGTGCAGAAGATCGGCTGGCTGCACGAACACCGCATCCCGACCGAGTGCTATTGGATCGACGCCGGCTGGTACGGGGAACGGCCCCTGGCCGAGGCGGCGGACGGCCTCAGCAGCGGCTGGATGGCGCAGGTGGGAAGCTGGCGCCCGAATGCCGAAGGCTATCCCGATGGTTTGGCGCCCGTCGGCCAGGCGGCCGCTGCCGCTGGCCTGGGTCTGGTGCTGTGGGTGGAGCCAGAGCGAGCGCGCGAGGACACCCAACTGGCGCGCGAGCACCCGGAATGGCTGCTCGGCCCGACGCCGTGCAGCGCCGGCGGCTGGAACTACCTGCTCGACCTCGGCCACCCCGACGCCCGCCGCCATGTCACCGACCTGGTGTCGGGGCTGATCGAGGAAGGCGGGGTGAGCTGCTACCGGCAGGATTTCAACGACCTGCGCCTGCCCGAGATCTTCGCCAAGACCGACGCCCCCGACCGCGTCGGCATGGCCGAGATCCGGCACATCACGGGGCTGTATGCGTTTTGGGACGAACTGCGGGCGCGGCATCCCGGCCTGATCATCGACAACTGCGCCGGCGGGGGGCAGCGCATCGACCTCGAGACCATCGCCCGCAGCGTCCCGCTCTGGCGCAGCGACCTGCAATGCTGGCCGTTCGACCCGCTGGCGATGCAG
This genomic stretch from Caldilineales bacterium harbors:
- a CDS encoding SDR family oxidoreductase, with the protein product MSLENRVAVITGATGGLGRVVARRLAEEGARLALVGSDASRLQALGAELNLPQERWLASAADLASPAGAQAAAAATLATFGRVDILLHLVGGWTGGKTAVQLPAEEMTSMLQQHLWTTFNVAQAFAPHLAANGWGRIVAVSSPSARRPMAKGAAYAVGKAAQEALLLTLAQELTGAGVTANLLVVRTIDVQHRRDRQRTPETASWTTPEEIAAAIVYLCSDAAGGVNGAHIPLYGAS
- the ribA gene encoding GTP cyclohydrolase II, whose product is MSLAQMQIKELLDENLRHACDGYGRDHVCVRIAAIADLPTRFGDFQVVGFYNNRDDKDHAAFVHGDVCGADDVPVRVHSECLTGDAIGSLRCDCRDQLESALQQLGQMDRGILLYLRQEGRGIGLTNKIRAYGLQDHGYDTVEANLALGFRDDERDYAVAAHMLDSLKVKSVRLLTNNPRKIADLTRYGITVTGRIPHIIPPNSHNRFYLETKAVKSGHLLDFAGKERLPEQSDRPALAAMSEDQIATLQAA
- a CDS encoding 2,5-diamino-6-(ribosylamino)-4(3H)-pyrimidinone 5'-phosphate reductase, with product MTPDRPFVILNVAVTADGKTDTAARGGATISSPPDLARVDRLRAESDAIMVGGRTLLGDDPRLTVKSAELRAARRARGLSENPIKVGVISKATLRLDSRFLTAGLASVLLFTTQQTDPAQIARLRQAGADVCVLGETHVDLPAALRRLQEIGVQRLLVEGGGTLNAELLRLGLVDEIRLYLAPLIFGGATAPTLADGPGLPRAAAIQLNLLSVETLDDGGILIAYRIPRA
- a CDS encoding amylo-alpha-1,6-glucosidase; the encoded protein is MVVDFGRETCGDLNAAERREWLATNGIGGYASGTVAGLPARRYHGLLVAALQPPLGRTVLLSKLDETATYLGRAYPLFANRWAGGAVEPAGYQHLERFRLEGTTPVWSFACADALLEKRVWMQPSANTTYIRYDLHRASAPLTLSIKALVNYRDHHALTRAGDWQMDIQPAPHGLRVTAFPGATPLYLLSAGAAARAEHQWYRDYFLAQEASRGQDTLDDALYAGAFTAQLEPGASLTLVASVEPDPNLDGQKAYQVRRDHEQGLLQRAELPAPPPWIEQLVLAADQFIVRRPAADGGPGHSVIAGYHWFGDWGRDTMISLPGLTLATGRPEIAASILRTFARYVDRGMLPNRFPDAGETPEYNTVDATLWYFEAIRAYHAATGDDGLLRDLFPVLQEIIVWHQRGTRYNIHVDAADGLLYAGEPGVQLTWMDAKVGDWVVTPRTGKPVEINALWYNALRSMADFARRLARPSATYDALAQRAGSGFARFWNPATGYCHDLLDGPAGDDPALRPNQLLAVSLPHSPLPPEHQAAVVAVCGRQLLTSHGLRSLAPNDPAFVGHYGGDVRQRDGAYHQGTVWGWLIGPFVMAHLRVHRDPAAARAFLAPFAHHLADHGLGSVSEIFDGDPPFTPRGCIAQAWSVAEVLRAWQATGSPLIIT
- a CDS encoding isoamylase early set domain-containing protein, whose amino-acid sequence is MPKKSYTKNGKACKVTFELPAEVNAQTACLCGDFNDWAPSAQPMKRRANGSFTTTLALAPGQTYRYRFLLDGDLWENDWAADAYAPNPFGADDSVVQL
- a CDS encoding sulfite exporter TauE/SafE family protein, which codes for MLELQYWFMFPLSILIATAAMASGVEGATFFSPIFILALRLPPEVAIGTALITEVFGFASGLFAYVRKRLIDYRLGGALLVATIPLALLGTVASGVIPAVYLQTILGVGLFVVALSFLRQPKHEDVATLDAAIERNYGGPQAETCLIAADGEEIRYTVCNRAEGRMLAGVGALFMGMVSTGLGEMNGYFLLQRCRVPSKVSVATSVFVVALTALIASAGHFVRFAASGGDALLTVLSICIFTVPGVIIGGQIGSRLASRIPQRTLEVGLAVLFIGVAALTLGRVIL
- a CDS encoding alpha-galactosidase, producing the protein MDDPFSWPTPGAGWERLPLSFRYDEQPSAVLLEGRVGRGAAAQGREGEEGIIVQTAPLGGQAATLTCRCETRIFTDFPAVEWVAFFQNTGAADAGILADILPLDVFFPLDASTPCRVHHARGALTQPDDFEPLVTPLTFRQGGGRLALAAATGKCSTLHLPFFDLEMGDGGVIAAIGWSGGWSAVFQRQRQGLRVQAGMERTHLVLHPGEEIRTPRILLLAWEGDRVRGHNLWRRLLLQHYTPRPHGRLLQPPFCDAAWGGRTAASHVQKIGWLHEHRIPTECYWIDAGWYGERPLAEAADGLSSGWMAQVGSWRPNAEGYPDGLAPVGQAAAAAGLGLVLWVEPERAREDTQLAREHPEWLLGPTPCSAGGWNYLLDLGHPDARRHVTDLVSGLIEEGGVSCYRQDFNDLRLPEIFAKTDAPDRVGMAEIRHITGLYAFWDELRARHPGLIIDNCAGGGQRIDLETIARSVPLWRSDLQCWPFDPLAMQTQTQGLAPWVPLSAAVCEAPTAYAMRSALGPAIVTHWAAQALENGADLPLERIRRLMDEALAMRKFFSGDFYPLLSFSLAADAWAAWQYDRPDLGEGMVVAFRRHESPFPVWEAKLQALAPEAVYELCSWDDHSRRRLAGGALMTAGFSVTVGDRPGSALFTYKRVA